The sequence below is a genomic window from Lolium perenne isolate Kyuss_39 chromosome 7, Kyuss_2.0, whole genome shotgun sequence.
TTGTCCAGTTATGTGAGCACCATCAGCTACAGGAGCTGAAACTTGAGGTACAATTTCAGTATGTACTGGAAACACTGGCTCTTGGATTACATGCATCGGGACATATTCCTGTTTTTCCTCCAAGACTATTTCTCTGGGAGtcatgctccccctcatcataTCACTTTCCAAGAACACAGCGTGTCTTGTTTCAACAAATTTCGTTGTCTGATTTGGACAATAAAATTGATATGCTTTAGATTTGTCAGGATAACCAATAAAATGGCAACTGACTGTCTTGGGGTCTAATTTTCCCATAACCGGATTAAAAATCCTTGCTTCAGCAGGACAGCCCCATACATGAAAATAATTCAGGGTTGGCTTTTTCCCagtccataattcatacggtgttttgggcaccgatttAATCGGGAACCCCGTTAAGAATATGTCTGCTGTTTTAAGGGCTTccatccataaattcaccggtaaAGTGGAGTGGCTTAACATACTCCGCACCATATCCATAAGTGTGCGGTTTCTCCTTTCAGCCACCCGTTTTGGCCGAGGTTCACCCGGTCTTGAGTATTGGGCGGCAATGCCATTTTCTGTAAGAATTTTGCAAATGGTCCAGGAATTTGACCATAAGTTGCATGTCTGCCGTAGTATTCACCACCACGATCAGATCTTACAACTTTAATTCTTTTATTGCACTGATTTTCAACCTCAGCTTTGAAAATCTTGAACTTGTCTAATGCCTCTGATTTTtctttaatttgataaaaatatccATAACGGGAGAAGTCATCAGTGAACGTTATGAATGAATTATAACCGTCCACCGATCTCACATTAAACGGACCACATATATCCGTATGAATTAATTCCAAAACTCCCGTGCTTCGGTTTGCACCTTTCTTAATTTTCTTGGCATATTTTCCTTTGATGCAATCGATACAATGATCAACATCCGCATCGGAAAaatcaagagaaggaagaacttgaTCTTTAATGAGACACTCAATcctccccctcgaaatatggcctaaacGGTAGTGCCATAATTTCGAAGAAGTCTCATTATCATTACGTTTGCGTTTGGTACCGACATTTATATTTGAGGTAGAATCCACATTATTTATATCATCACAAAGGGAAATTACATAAAGTTTGTCTTGTCGACAGGCAAGACCAACATTATTATTGTCATACATAATTATACATTGCTTATTCCCAAAATGACACTCATAACTATCATCATCTAAACATGAGACGGAAACTAAATTCCGTTTCATCGAGGGTACATAAAGAACATTATTTAGCTGAAGCTTAAAACCGCCATGAAGTGTAAGAGTGAAGTCTCCAATCGCCTCGGCATAAGCTTCAACACCATTAGCAACTCTAATTGTTCTTTCCCCTCTTTTTAGGGTCTTCCTCATATTGAATCCCTGCAACGAATTTACAACATGAATTGTTGCACCTGAATCAATCCACCAAGTATTGGTGGCATAATTAACATAAAGGGATTCTTCAACAACAGTAATAGTGTCGGTACCTCTTTCTTTGAGCCATCTCTTGAAGCCAAAACAATCCTTTCGCCTATGCCCACCTTTTCCACAAAAGTGGCAAGCATTGGAATTATTTCCTTCAGCATTAGGCGCTTTTTCTGGCTTCTTTTGCTGTGAACCTTTTGAGGATTGGCCTTTTTCCTTGAACTTATAAGGCTTGGGCTTCACATATTCATTCACAAATTTTCTATACTTCTTCTTTTGTGAATGACCAAACTGATTAACATGATCAATTCTGTCAGCCTTAagcctttcttcttcttgcacaCATCGCGCCATCATTTCATCAATCTCCCATTTAACATCCATCGCATTATAGTTGATCATAAATGGATCAAATTGGGGAGGCAAAGATGACATAATAAAATGGACgaggaaaccattagagatttccATCTCCATTGACTTTAGTTTGGCGGCCATGTTGCATTTTTTCATAATATGCTCTCGAAGACTTCCAGTGGGATCATATTTTTCATCAATTAGCCTTCTGATAAGACTTGTTGCATAAACTTTAGAAGACCCTTTAAATTGATGCTCAATTTTTGCAAAGTACCCTTTTGCTGTCTCACAATCAGGAAGGGCTCCCCTCATACTCTGTGTAATGGAGCCCTTTATCATCATAAGGCATTTGCGATTAGAGTCATCCCACTTAGCCTTAATAATGTCATATTCCTTCTTGAGGGCTTCATAATTTTCATTATTTTCTTTAGGCACCTCAGGAGGATCATTAAGGAGAGCATAATCAATATTGAGTAAGGCCATAGTGATCTCAAGCTTCTCCTTCCACGTGACATAATTGCTGCCATTTAGCTGTTCGATGCCATTTAGCATTCCAGCAATATTAGAAACATTAGTTGCTAcaaaagaaaaattcaaaaatgCTTTAGTaagcatcatcataatcatcattaaattttattgatcaaattcaAATCAGCTTTGGCCAGAGATGAAAATGAACAACAAAATTTTGTGGACAAATATTCATCAATTAGCTTTGGCCAAATTGATAAATAGAAGCCACAAATTAATGATCCTCATTCATTATTTTCTTTTACCGACCCGGTTCACATCAGCTTTGGCCAGAAGTGAAGCAGACCAATAAAAGAATTTTGCAGTTAAAATGCCCGTCAAACAACTTTGGTCAGAATGACAAGGCATAAAACCACACTTTATTTGAGGATCCATAAACTTTATTTTGCAGCGAAAGCATTATCACATAATAATTATAGTGATAAATATCACCATAATTCATTAATCATAAATAAACTAAATAATTAAAGTAATATCAACATATAAATTAACTAAGCATGACAATTAAAATTGTGGCCTAAAATAAACATAATAAGTATAATCAATTTATCCAGAAAAAAAAATAGCCCTGAAAAGATATTTATTTCAGCCCtaatttttttattattatta
It includes:
- the LOC139833412 gene encoding uncharacterized protein → MLNGIEQLNGSNYVTWKEKLEITMALLNIDYALLNDPPEVPKENNENYEALKKEYDIIKAKWDDSNRKCLMMIKGSITQSMRGALPDCETAKGYFAKIEHQFKGSSKVYATSLIRRLIDEKYDPTGSLREHIMKKCNMAAKLKSMEMEISNGFLVHFIMSSLPPQFDPFMINYNAMDVKWEIDEMMARCVQEEERLKADRIDHVNQFGHSQKKKYRKFVNEYVKPKPYKFKEKGQSSKGSQQKKPEKAPNAEGNNSNACHFCGKGGHRRKDCFGFKRWLKERGIQYEEDPKKRGKNN